The Cytobacillus sp. NJ13 sequence GCCGCCAGCAAGCCTGAGAAGCAATTGTCTAATGGTCAGATGTTCATTCTCTGCCAGATCCCGGATAAGCTTTGTCCGGCTTTGATGCCCCTGAATCTGCTGAATTTCCGGCAATTCAGGCAGCGGGCCATCCAATGGATAGCCTGTTAAGTTAATGCCAATACGATTGGAAAGCTGTAATAGACTATACTCGGGATTGGTCAAATTATGAAGCTCTGCTTCCTTTTCTCTCGCTTCTTCTTCTGTTGTCCCTATTATCGGGCAAATGCCCGGAAGGATGATGACGTTCTCCGGATTTCGTCCAAATTCTGCAGCCCTTGTTTTTAATGCTTTGTAAAATGCTTGTGCTTCAGAAAGTGACTGCTGTGCTGTAAAGACCACCTCAGCAAATTGTGCAGCAAAATCTATGCCCGTTTTGGATGAGCCAGCCTGTACAATGACAGGATGCCCCTGTGGTGTTCTGGGGCTGTTTAACGGGCCCTTTACCGAATAGTAGCTCCCTTTGTGGTTAATTTCATGCACTTTATCACTCAAGGAATAAATCCCCGCTTCTTTGTCCCTTACTAACGCCCCTTCTTCCCAGCTGTCCCATAGCTTTTTAGTCACTTCTACAAATTCTTTGGCACGCTTATAGCGCTCCCTGTGTTCTGGTATTTTTTCGAGATTAAAGTTATTCGCTTCTGCATCTGTCCCAGACGTAATCACATTCCAGCCTGCACGGCCTTTGCTTAAATGATCCAGGGAAGAAAACCTTCTGGCCACATTGAAGGGTTCATTAAAAGTAGTCGAGACCGTTGCAATCAGTCCGATTTTTTTTGTTGCAGCTGACAAGGCGGATAATAGAGTGAGAGGTTCAAAGCCTCCGCCGCCCAGTTCTCCGTACTTGACAGCACTTGTCGATACCGAATACCTGTCAGACAGAAAAATAGAATCCAGCTTTGCTTCTTCCGCTTTTTGAACAATCTCCAGATAATAAGAAATATCATGTGCCCGCTCTGGATCTGATGAAGGGTGCCTCCATGCGGCCTCATGGTGTCCCATGCTTGTTAAAAATAAATTCAGGTTCATTTTACGATTTCCCATTGTATCCCGCCTCCACTTTTAGCCTTTATAGCTCTCCCGCCATTTAAGCCATTTTCTTTCAAAGTATCTTACAAACGAATCCGAAGCCTTTCCAAATACAGCGAAAATAATAATTCCTACAAATACAACCGTTGTCTGTGAAAATTGTCTGGCATCCGTAATTAAATATCCGATACCTTCACTTGACCCCATGAGTTCCGCTGCGACCAGCGCCAGCCATGCTGCACCTAGTGCAAGGCGAAGCCCAAGCAGGATATTAGGCAGGGCCGAAGGAAGGATCAAATTCGTGATTTGCTTCCATCTGCTGAATTCAAGCACCTTGGCAACATCAAACAATTTTGCATCCACACTGCGTATGCCAAGGAAAGCATTGACATAGAGCGGAAAGAAAGCTCCTTTTGCGATAAGAAGCACCTTGGAGACTTCACCAAAACCAAACCACAATATAAACAGCGGAATGACTGCAAGAGTCGGAATGGTCCGAAGCATTTGCAGCGTCGGATCCAGCGTATGCTCCACCTTGCTTGAAAAGCCGACAGCTAAACCAGCAAGCAATCCAAGTGTTCCTCCGATGAGAAACCCTCCCAAAGCCCGCAGAAAGCTGACTTGAAAATGGTAAAGAAGATTGCCTGCAGTCAGAAGCTCGATAAATGAGCTGAAAATGCTGCTTGGCCTTGGCAGGAGTGTTTCCGAGATTAGATCATAATAGCCGGCAAATTCCCAGATGAGCAGTACAAGAAATGGAAATATCATTCCTCTTAAGAACACGCCAAATTTTTTATCACTTCTTCCCTTTAATTCTTTTATTCTCAATTTCTCTTTGCCCTGTTCAAATGCCGTCGGGTGTGCCCAGTCTGCTTTATTATTCAATCCATACACCTCCGCTAGATTCCTGCTCGATCCATTAATTCAAGTTCATCTGTCTTTTCAAATTCATTTAAAATAAGCTGGCGAAATTCCTGAAATGTCTTATTTGATTTTTTCCTCGGATGGGGCAGATCGATTTGTATCACTTTTTGGACGGAGCCGGGTCTTGCATTCATGATCACTACCCGGTCTGCAAGATAAATAGCTTCATCTATATCATGGGTAACAAAAAGCATGGTGGTTCTATTTTTTTGCCAAATATCCAGAAGAACTTCCTGCATATGGGACCTGGTAAACGCATCAAGAGCACCAAACGGTTCATCCAGCAGCAATACCTTGGGATTGCGCAGAAGGGCGCGGGCGATGGCTGCCCTTTGCGCCATTCCCCCTGAAAGCTCTCTTGGATAAGCCTTGGCGAATCCGTCCAGCTTAACAAGCTGAATAAATTCTTTAACCTTATCTCTCACTTCTTTATTTCTTAATGTGAAGTTGGAAGCAATGTTTTTCTCTACCGTGTGCCAGGGAAATAGCCTTGGCTCCTGAAAAATAAATCCCTTATCAACACTGGGGCCTTTTACTTCCTTCCCGTCAATTCTCACAGAACCTGATATATCATTATCAAGACCGGCAATGATTTTCAGCAATGTGCTTTTGCCGCATCCGCTGGGCCCTATGATTGTAATTAATTCGCCATCCTCAACGGCCATGTGAATATCATTTAAAGCATGAATTTCTCCTTTTTCTGAATGAAACGTCTTATTTAAATGACTGATCTCTAAAAAAGCCATTTGAAATCTCCCTCCTTTAAAATTTTCACCTGCTAGTTTAATAAAAAAAGACACGTTCTATGAAAATAGAAATCGTGTCTTCTCCGGGAGTCCGGTCGAATGACTGTCTGCTATTATACAGCTTTGGTATTTTGGGAGATGGCTATTAACTGCTTAAGCTGATCTGTAATTTTTTCAAGCACCTCCTCATTTTTTATCGGATTTTCGAAATCTTCTTTATCCACATATTGATCGGTGAGATACACCCCTTTTAAGATCGTCTGGGCGCTTAGGGCAGCCAATAAAGGCTTTAAGGAATAATCAATTGCCAGCAGATGGGCAGGACTTCCTCCAACCATTAATGGAAAAACAGGCTTATTTTTAAAAGAGTCCTGCGGAAGAATATCCAGCAATGCTTTCAGGGCACCTGTATAAGCAGCTTTATATACTGGAGATACAATGATGATGCCGCTTGCTTCCTTTATTTCTTCAGAAAGCTTTTTAATGGAAGAATGGTCATACCGCCCTTCAATCAGGACATCGGCCGGAAAATCAAGTACAGAGTATTCCTTTACAGGAATCCCTTGTTTAGCAGATTCTTTCCGCAAATAGTTTACTAGTATGGAAGACCTTGATACGGCTGACGGACTTCCGGATACGGCAATAAAATAACTCATGAACGCCATCCTTTCTTTCATTTATCCCTGCACAACATTATCCTATAATACCTATTAACAAACTAGGAATAAAACCAAAAATAAAAATCATCTCTTCCCATTATTAGACTCCACCCGTATTTTTTCAGTTATCTCCACTTGGGCCACTTTCCCTGCATGAAGGGTAATGACGACTGACCCATAATCAATATCCTTAATAGAAGATAAAATATACTTTTCATACTCAGGCGTGATTTTTGCCATTGTACATACTCCCTTCCTTAAATAAATTAAATGATAAAATCTTCAGGTGTGAAGATTTTGAGCTGCTTGGGTTTAATGAATACTTCTTCTCCAGCATTCAATGCCAGCCTGCGATACTTTTCTTTTGGAATTTCGGCCTCCAGATAATCATTGGTGTCTTTCCTGACAAGTTCTATATGCACAATTGGTCCAACGATATGCAAGTGGGATATGGTTGCAAGCACTGCATCATCATTAGATCCTTCTCTGCTGATGCTGATATCATGCGGTCTTGCATAGCCTACTGCCTCCAGGTTATCTGAGCCTGCCCAATCCGGAATTTCCAATGCCACATCACCTTGGTTCAGCTTTCCATTTTTCAGCCTTCCCTTGAATAAATTGACGCTCCCTAAAAAGTCATATACGAAGGGGGTCTGCGGATGATCATATACTTCCTCCGGTGTCCCGATTTGCTCGATTTTCCCCTGATTCATCACGACAATCTTGTCAGCAACATCCAACGCTTCTTCCTGATCATGCGTAACAAATATGCTCGAAATCTGAAATTCATCATGGAGTCTTCTCAGCCATCTTCTTAACTCCTTTCTGACCTTCGCATCAAGGGCCCCAAATGGTTCATCCAATAAAAGCACTTTAGGTTCAACCGCCAGAGCTCTTGCAAGAGCAACCCTTTGGCGCTGTCCGCCTGATAGCTGGGAAGGATAACGCTTCGCCAAGTCCTTCAGCTTCACTAGCTCCAGCAGCTCATGAACTTTGTTCTCGATTTCTTTTTTGCCTGGCCGTTCTTTCCTGGGCCTTACTTTCAGCCCGTAAGCGATATTATCGAATACTGTCATATGGCGAAACAGTGCATAATGCTGGAAGACAAATCCGACTTTTCGTTCTTTAGCATTAATGCCGGTAATGTTCTCACCATCAAAAAATATAGAACCCTGGTCAGTTGCCTCTAAACCGGCAATAATCCGCAGCAGGGAGGTCTTCCCTGAACCCGAAGGGCCTAATAAGGCAACCAGCTCTCCTGTATGGATTTCAAGATTGATTTTTTCCAATGCCTGAAAAGCCCCAAAAGCTTTGGAAACGGAATTTATAACGATACTCATTCTGAATTCCCCTAACCTCTATGATTTCTATGCTCTTCTGTTTTTTCCATGCCATTCCAGAATGTTTTTTATAATAAGTGTGAAAATGGCCATTATCGACATTAAAGAAGCAACAGCAAACGCAGCAGCGAATTGGTATTCGCCATATAGGATTTCGATATGCAGGGGCATTGTGTTGGTCAGCCCTCTTATATGGCCGGATACGACCGAAACCGCTCCAAATTCGCCAATGGCACGCGCATTGCAGAGAATCATGCCGTAAAGAAGAGCCCATTTGATATTAGGCAGGGTTACATGCCAAAATGTCTTCCATCCTCCTGCCCCAAGAGTGATCGATGCTTCCTCTTCTGCCGTTCCCTGCGCCTGCATCAGTGGAATCAGTTCCCTTGCAATAAAGGGAATCGTTACAAAGATCGTCGCAAGTACAATACCAGGCACAGCAAAAATTATTTTGATATCCCTCTCAAAAAGCCATTCTCCGAAAATCCCCTGAGAGCCAAACAGCAAAACGAAAATTAAGCCGGCAATGACGGGAGAAACAGCGAACGGAAGATCAATTAGCGTGATAAGCAGGTTCTTTCCTTTAAAATGAAACTTGGTTATTGCCCAGGCTGCCATGATTCCAAAGACGGCATTCAACGGAACGGCAATAATCGCTACCAGAAGGGTCAGCTTAATCGCGGATAATGCTTCCGGATTCGTAATTGCCTCCAGATAAACCGCAAATCCCTTTTCAAAAGCCTGAACAAAAACCGTGACCAGCGGCAAGATCAGAAACAACCCCAAAAATGTTAAAGCAATGCTGATTAACAGCCATTGAACCCATCTGGGATCCTTTGCTTCTCTCGGGCTCCTAAGCGGAGTATTCGTAAAATTCAAAGGTATATTCCCGCCCATATCACCACCCCTTTCTTTATAGAAAAAACAAAACTGCAGCAGCCGGAAAGTCACTTAAAACGGCGTCTTCTATGCCTAATGCGAAATAAACTTTCTGTTCGTCCACCATTGAATAAAGTTGATAATAAATAACAGTATAAACGACACGACCAGCATGACAGCAGCAATGGCTGTAGCACCTGCATAATCATATTGCTCAAGTTTCGTCATAATCAGCAGTGGCGTGATTTCGGTTTTCATGGGCATATTTCCCGAGATAAAAACGACTGACCCATATTCCCCAAGAGACCTTGCAAAGGCAAGGGTGAACCCTGCCAGTGCAGCCGGCAGCAATTCCGGGAAAATGATTTTTCTGAAGGTCTGAAAGCGGCTTGCTCCAAGGGAGGCAGAAGCTTCCTCCACCTCTTTTTCAAGACTTTGCAGAACAGGCTGCACCATTCTAACTACGAATGGAAGCCCGATAAATGTCAGGGCAATCACCACCCCGATCGGCGTAAAAACCACCTTAAATCCCAGCAGACTTCCAACCCATCCATTAGGTGCATATACAGTTGTCAGGGCGATACCTGCAACTGCCGTC is a genomic window containing:
- a CDS encoding LLM class flavin-dependent oxidoreductase yields the protein MGNRKMNLNLFLTSMGHHEAAWRHPSSDPERAHDISYYLEIVQKAEEAKLDSIFLSDRYSVSTSAVKYGELGGGGFEPLTLLSALSAATKKIGLIATVSTTFNEPFNVARRFSSLDHLSKGRAGWNVITSGTDAEANNFNLEKIPEHRERYKRAKEFVEVTKKLWDSWEEGALVRDKEAGIYSLSDKVHEINHKGSYYSVKGPLNSPRTPQGHPVIVQAGSSKTGIDFAAQFAEVVFTAQQSLSEAQAFYKALKTRAAEFGRNPENVIILPGICPIIGTTEEEAREKEAELHNLTNPEYSLLQLSNRIGINLTGYPLDGPLPELPEIQQIQGHQSRTKLIRDLAENEHLTIRQLLLRLAGGRGHYTIAGTAEQIADELQLWFENGGADGFNIMPQLMSEGFSDFVQNVIPILQNRGLFRTEYTSETLRGNLGLPFPDKVQNVHPAG
- a CDS encoding ABC transporter permease; the protein is MRIKELKGRSDKKFGVFLRGMIFPFLVLLIWEFAGYYDLISETLLPRPSSIFSSFIELLTAGNLLYHFQVSFLRALGGFLIGGTLGLLAGLAVGFSSKVEHTLDPTLQMLRTIPTLAVIPLFILWFGFGEVSKVLLIAKGAFFPLYVNAFLGIRSVDAKLFDVAKVLEFSRWKQITNLILPSALPNILLGLRLALGAAWLALVAAELMGSSEGIGYLITDARQFSQTTVVFVGIIIFAVFGKASDSFVRYFERKWLKWRESYKG
- a CDS encoding ABC transporter ATP-binding protein; this encodes MAFLEISHLNKTFHSEKGEIHALNDIHMAVEDGELITIIGPSGCGKSTLLKIIAGLDNDISGSVRIDGKEVKGPSVDKGFIFQEPRLFPWHTVEKNIASNFTLRNKEVRDKVKEFIQLVKLDGFAKAYPRELSGGMAQRAAIARALLRNPKVLLLDEPFGALDAFTRSHMQEVLLDIWQKNRTTMLFVTHDIDEAIYLADRVVIMNARPGSVQKVIQIDLPHPRKKSNKTFQEFRQLILNEFEKTDELELMDRAGI
- the ssuE gene encoding NADPH-dependent FMN reductase; the protein is MSYFIAVSGSPSAVSRSSILVNYLRKESAKQGIPVKEYSVLDFPADVLIEGRYDHSSIKKLSEEIKEASGIIIVSPVYKAAYTGALKALLDILPQDSFKNKPVFPLMVGGSPAHLLAIDYSLKPLLAALSAQTILKGVYLTDQYVDKEDFENPIKNEEVLEKITDQLKQLIAISQNTKAV
- a CDS encoding YezD family protein, encoding MAKITPEYEKYILSSIKDIDYGSVVITLHAGKVAQVEITEKIRVESNNGKR
- a CDS encoding sulfate/molybdate ABC transporter ATP-binding protein; the protein is MSIVINSVSKAFGAFQALEKINLEIHTGELVALLGPSGSGKTSLLRIIAGLEATDQGSIFFDGENITGINAKERKVGFVFQHYALFRHMTVFDNIAYGLKVRPRKERPGKKEIENKVHELLELVKLKDLAKRYPSQLSGGQRQRVALARALAVEPKVLLLDEPFGALDAKVRKELRRWLRRLHDEFQISSIFVTHDQEEALDVADKIVVMNQGKIEQIGTPEEVYDHPQTPFVYDFLGSVNLFKGRLKNGKLNQGDVALEIPDWAGSDNLEAVGYARPHDISISREGSNDDAVLATISHLHIVGPIVHIELVRKDTNDYLEAEIPKEKYRRLALNAGEEVFIKPKQLKIFTPEDFII
- the cysW gene encoding sulfate ABC transporter permease subunit CysW — protein: MGGNIPLNFTNTPLRSPREAKDPRWVQWLLISIALTFLGLFLILPLVTVFVQAFEKGFAVYLEAITNPEALSAIKLTLLVAIIAVPLNAVFGIMAAWAITKFHFKGKNLLITLIDLPFAVSPVIAGLIFVLLFGSQGIFGEWLFERDIKIIFAVPGIVLATIFVTIPFIARELIPLMQAQGTAEEEASITLGAGGWKTFWHVTLPNIKWALLYGMILCNARAIGEFGAVSVVSGHIRGLTNTMPLHIEILYGEYQFAAAFAVASLMSIMAIFTLIIKNILEWHGKNRRA
- the cysT gene encoding sulfate ABC transporter permease subunit CysT, which encodes MGLRKSKRTDFKKYSVLPGFGLTMGYTMLYLSILVLLPMSMIIFYSSQMGWSEFWNTVLDPRVVASYKLSFGASLAAGLINMVFGVLLAWVLVRYSFPGKKIIDGLVDLPFALPTAVAGIALTTVYAPNGWVGSLLGFKVVFTPIGVVIALTFIGLPFVVRMVQPVLQSLEKEVEEASASLGASRFQTFRKIIFPELLPAALAGFTLAFARSLGEYGSVVFISGNMPMKTEITPLLIMTKLEQYDYAGATAIAAVMLVVSFILLFIINFIQWWTNRKFISH